AGAGGTGGCTGCGATGATTTCAGCAGAAAAAAACCCCAGAAATCAGGCTATCTTGCTGTTGCTCTACACCGGTGGCTTGCGGGTGCAAGAATTGTGCGCTTTGCGTTGGAAGGATTTATCTGCAAGAAAGCCTGGTGGACAATTGACTATATTCGGCAAAGGTGGAAAAACTAGAATCGTGCTTCTGCCCGAGCCTGTTTGGAAGAAACTGTGTAAGTTGAAGAACAATGCTGTTGGGTCAGACCCTGTGTTCGTGTCCAGGGAGAAAGATTCGCTTGGCAGAACCCTTGACCAATCCCAAGTTAATCGAATTGTGGCTGCTGCGGCACAAAAAGCGGGTATTGATAAAAAGGTGTCTCCCCATTGGTTGAGACACGCTCACGCAACCCATTCCCTCAACCGAGGTGCGCCACTACATTTGGTACAAAGGCGTTGCATAATAGCGGTATGAATTGAGGTCAATTAATCATGGAATGTCCACGCTGTGGATCTTGTCATAACCGTAAGAATGGAAAGAAAAGAGGTAAACAGAATCACATTTGCTGTGATTGTGGTCGTCAATTCATTGATGTCTATAAACCACCCAGGGGCTACTCGGATGAAATCAAACAAGAATGCCTAAAAATGTACGTCAATGGTATGGGATTTCGTGGAATTGAAAGGGTGAAAAACGTTCATCATACTACCATTATTCATTGGGTTAAACGAGTGGGTACACAATTGGCGGATACACCAAATTCAAAGGAAATTCCGCAGGTGGGAGAACTAGATGAATTAGAAACATTTATTGGTTCAAAAAAAATAAAATCTGGTTGTGGACGGCGGTAAATCACTTTACTCAAGGTATTCTTGCTTGGGTTTTAGGTGATCGTAGTTCGACTACTTTCCAACAGTTATGGAACATTGTCCAGTGTTGGCAGAGTTATTTTTACGTCACAGATGGATACCCTGTTTACCCTTGTTTTGTTCCTGATGGTGACCAAATTGTGAGTAAGACCTACATGACACGAGTCGAAAATGAAAACACAAGGCTTAGACATTATTTGGCTCGTCTTCATCGTAAAACTTTATGTTATTCCAAAACCGAGGAAATGCTGAGATACTCTGTTCGATTGTTATTGCACTACCTCAAATATCGTTCTGTTCCCTTACCTGCCTAAAACATACCTTTATTCAGCAACGCCGGTACAAAATACCCTTGGTCATGCGTCGATCGCAACCACCAGTAGATATCTTCATGCTCGCCCTGATGATTCCAGCGCTTTGTACTTGAACGTGCAAACTCAAACCACTTTTGACGCTACAACTGGTGCAGTTGATACTAGACACAATAAACACCCAAAACAGCCTCAACGAGTGCCAAAGACCCCGTCGAATCTAAAATGCCCTAACTGCAAATCAAAAGAACTTCAAAAAAATGGTTTTCAAGTATTAGCTGATGGGTTAAAGCACCAACGTTTTCGATGCAAAAGCTGTGATTACGTATTTACCCCGCTTTTATCAATTCCTAACTCAAATTGAGCCACTCCCCCGTTTTGAAAACGGGGGATTCAGGCATCAAACAGAGATTGCAGTCTGAGACTGTCTAACATCTCCTACTCCTAGAGTCGAACTCCCGACTCTTTTAATATTAAGACTGGCGTTTTCATCTCTATCATTTTCAGATTGACATGAAGGACAACGCCAGCGTCTAATCGACAAATCCAATTTTTCTAAAATGTGTCCACAGCTAGAACAAGTTTTTGTGGATGGATACCATTGATCTACAAACACTACTTGTTTATGCTTCTTCTTAGCAATCCATTCTAGAATTTGCAGAA
Above is a genomic segment from Fischerella sp. JS2 containing:
- a CDS encoding tyrosine-type recombinase/integrase, encoding MQDKSYLFALMQVNYEHSKPDLTTSDTDHHLIEMWLHGLSNDTQRGYRRCVSEFLCWVKKPLHKVTLADLQNWQDTFFGYAPDTQRLKMAAVRSLLSYGHKIGMLPTNVSIGLRQPKIKDTLNERILSEEEVAAMISAEKNPRNQAILLLLYTGGLRVQELCALRWKDLSARKPGGQLTIFGKGGKTRIVLLPEPVWKKLCKLKNNAVGSDPVFVSREKDSLGRTLDQSQVNRIVAAAAQKAGIDKKVSPHWLRHAHATHSLNRGAPLHLVQRRCIIAV
- a CDS encoding transposase, which codes for MPKTPSNLKCPNCKSKELQKNGFQVLADGLKHQRFRCKSCDYVFTPLLSIPNSN
- a CDS encoding IS1 family transposase (programmed frameshift) — translated: MECPRCGSCHNRKNGKKRGKQNHICCDCGRQFIDVYKPPRGYSDEIKQECLKMYVNGMGFRGIERVKNVHHTTIIHWVKRVGTQLADTPNSKEIPQVGELDELETFIGFKKNKIWLWTAVNHFTQGILAWVLGDRSSTTFQQLWNIVQCWQSYFYVTDGYPVYPCFVPDGDQIVSKTYMTRVENENTRLRHYLARLHRKTLCYSKTEEMLRYSVRLLLHYLKYRSVPLPA